One window of the Macrobrachium nipponense isolate FS-2020 chromosome 22, ASM1510439v2, whole genome shotgun sequence genome contains the following:
- the LOC135198265 gene encoding uncharacterized protein C53C9.2-like, protein MVSALYRWHNLGSREQGREELEGKVVRWRYALESRGLKISRKKAEYMPTKLDGNQQTTTKLGGGNIRRVHKFTYLGSVIDNEGNVEEEINNQIQCGWNNWRKVSGVICDRKVPIRLKGRLHKRMVRPAMTEGRKLDVTKVKMLSWMSGVTKKERNGELRAEIEVAGHGRTWRQSRGEEEEEEEEVEEQQQREREEVEEEEEEEEVEWEEEEEGGKA, encoded by the exons ATGGTGTCTGCTCTATACAGATGGCATAATCTTGGTAGCCGAGAACAGGGAagggaagaactggaggggaaggttgtaaggtggagatatgccttggagagtagaggtttaaaGATAAGCAGGAAAAAGGCAGAATATATGCCAACCAAATTGGATGGCAACCAGCAAACAACAACCAAATTAGGCGGAGGAAACATCAGAAGGGTTCATAAATTCACAtaccttggctcagtgattgacaatgaggggaacgtggaagaggaaattaacaaccagattcagtgtggttggaacaactggaggaaggtgtctggtgtcatatgtgataggaaagtccctataagattaaaaGGCAGATTGCACAAGAGaatggtcagaccagcaatgacagAGGGCAGAAAGTTGGACGTAACCAAGGTGAAGATGCTTAGTTGGATGAgcggagtaaccaaaaaggaaaG GAACGGAGAGCTGAGGGCAGAGATCGAGGTGGCAGGACATGGGAGGACGTGGAGGCAGAGTcgtggtgaggaggaggaggaggaggaggaggtggaagagcagcagcagcgggagcgggaggaggtggaggaggaggaggaggaggaggaggtggagtgggaggaggaagaggagggaggaaaAGCATAG